TCAGATAAAGCTACATCAAAATCAAAGTAGTCAATAAGAAAAGGACCAATAAGTCAAACATTTAAAAACNNNNNNNNNNNNNNNNNNNNNNNNNNNNNNNNNNNNNNNNNNNNNNNNNNNNNNNNNNNNNNNNNNNNNNNNNNNNNNNNNNNNNNNNNNNNNNNNNNNNcaaaaattggcaatttaaaccttccgtttaatttttcgttaaattggacgaaatttttttaaaaaaagcctgagcgcaatgatgtaatttcatagatttccatccattttgatggaaaaattaaacgaaaggtttaaattgccaatttttgaaacttcaggggggtagattgctaatttttaaacttcggggttaaaattgaaaaacgtctaaaacttcaggggagtaaactgcattttccccttctTTATTTGATATGTTGTACTTGTGTAAAATAATTTCTCCAACtaagtttattaaattttggatgatATTACTTTGATTATTTACTTCAATTTTCGTAGGCTATTAGATGGTATAGTGGAgggatgataaaaaaaaaaaactcaaagagaGCACTATAGTCATTATTGTGAAGGTTTCTACCTCACAAAAGCTGGCTAAAGTTCCCCTATAACAGTACGGCCCATACGGGCCTGTTTGAGATGCTTGTGAGGagcctaaaaatgcttttaacactcaaaaagcatatctgaagaaaaaagtagccgtttggtaaaaaaattaaaagcgcttttaagactccaaaaaccctaaaaagggcaaaaacacatttttggctAAAGCTTAAGAATAAAGATTTtgctaaaaaacactttttagcaaaaataatttttgacttaaaagttctatttttcaaacgcaatctgaAAATCTTCCGCTGTCATTATAGTGGAGGTTTTTAGGTAACAAAAGCTGGATAATGTTCCACTAAAGCACCCAAGTCTTCCACTAAAGCACATCAAATTCCAGCAACATATTTCCTATGATTCAACtatctattttctctctttccttcttaTTTCTCTACTCTTCCAAACTAAAAACCTAAGTCAAATCATTATTATCACTGCTGTACTAGAAACTgcaatttttgtccaaattctTACGTAAGTATCTTCAAAGTATTCTTCAAGTTGTTTCTTTATCAAACCTTAGAAACAAATTTTCTCCTTCATGTTTTATTAACCTCTTATGTCTTCTTCATGTTTTATTAACTTCCCTATGTCTTAAatattccaaaatcaatgcAAGAAATTAATTTCCAGCATCAAATAGTTTGCTGTCCAAGAGAGCAGAATTTATCTCTTCATCTTTTCTCCTAAGACTACTGGATTTGGTTAGTTACGGGTTCTAATAATCCCTATAATCGATGTATAGTGTTAATTTTGTGAATAGCATGAAGAAAATCtagtaatatattaataaatgtaTTAAATGGGTGATGTTTAATCTTCCTATACTTGCTGCCAACACTAAAGGGTGCGAGTTAGTTCTGATTTTCTTATCATAAAAGACATGAATATGATTTGTAAAGCATGATTGCATGATTTTCCTAAGTATGAGACATTAACATGTGTATGAGTTCTTGAGTCTGTTGCATTGCTTTATAAGGACTAAACCTTAGGACTAGGTTTCTGCCAAATTTGCTACAGCACCGCAGTCACCAAGAAAGGTGATCGTTGGGCCTCTTTGGAGAGATATTTTGCTATAGTTGGACCCTAGAGTAAAATCCTCTTTGAGTTACCTTCTTAATAATTCAAATCATGTAATTTTTGATCACTTGTATGATTTACAGCGAAGTAATCTTCGCTAACATGTTGCTGGAATCAcagcacacacacacaaacacactaGTTGAATCTTTAAGCCTTAAAAACCTATATtatattaacttaagtcaataATACCAAGCTCTTTCTTTGGACTATGAGTGAAGGGCgttaaagtttttttgtttttttgtttttttgtttttttttttcacccttaTTATGAATAGGATAAAGTCATAACACAATAAGCTCGAATGGGGGCTAATTATTAAATGGCTAGGTTGTTAAATGAACAAAACTATTCGTGAATATACTCGAGTTCGGCTCAAATAAGTTCGACTTGGTTATTAAATGGGCTGTTTGTGAACATAAACAGCTCAAAATTGAGCCGAGGCTCGACTCAATTTTGAACAAgccataaatatatataagcatAATAGTTTTTTATAATGGTTTATACTTATacgttataaattataattaaattcaataattgtatttgatttgtatttgtttaaatttgatttataagtttagtttattttatttgtagaaatatgttttgtaattgtttttggagaaattagttaaatttgtttgtaaatttttattttttatttttaaaattaactacaaaaattaaataatcttATCCCAAGCTAAGCTCAAGCTAGGACTTGAGCTTGGCTTATATTCAAGCTCAAGCTCCAGCTTGCACATGGCTGAATTCGTGGCTCGAGCTCGGCTCAAGCCAGGAATTTGAGCACATCACGAGCTCGAGCTCTTTTAAAAGTTAAACATATCAAGCTTATGCAAGCAGTACTCACTCAAGTTGGACTCATTAATAGCCGTACGAAGAGTTATaatttatagggaaaaatacagTTTACTCCCCTGaaattttagggattttttaattttaacactaaagttcaaaaattggcaatttaccctcctgaagtttcaaaaattgacaatttaaaccttccatttaatttttccgttaaattagactaaatcttttttaaaaaagcctgagggtaatgatgtaatttcataaattttcgtccattttgacggaaaaattaaacggaaggtttaaattgccaattttttaaattccaggggggtagattgccaatttttgaattttgggattaaaattgaaaaatctctgAAACTTCAAGAGGGGTAAATTGCATTTTTCCCTAACTTACAAGTTTTACACCAAAATGGGAATAAGAGAATACCTGTATGGGGATAAACCTATCCGTGAGTTGGAATAGGAACTACCACCAATGTGCAACTAACAGCACCCTTCTTCCTAAATTAAACACAATCCAAGCCTCCCGCTCCCAGTATCGAAGCACAGCACCAGTATCGCATCCTCCACACGCACGGCTGCCTCCCACCGCACCGCTACCAGAACGCAGCTACCGGAGAGAACGCCGTCAGCCAACCACCGACTGCCGTCCCCGCACTCACCCCAGCGACACTTAGGCTCCGACATTGCAGCACCGCGCAACCCACCGTGACAGCAATCACAAACACCCACGCAGGGCGGAGATCAACCCAGCTCTCGCTCAATTTCTGCACAGGTAAACCACTCGCGGACAATGGCTTACTGCACCGTACAGAAAAACGCTGAATTTATAGAAGAAAACAATCCTAATCCTAGGAAGAGCAATCCTAAGGAAAGGACtaattaatttaagaaaatactAGTTATACGGGTTCCTAACAATATGCTGGATCCCCCAATCCCAACTTTTCTATTTCCACAATGTTTCACGATCTGCACATGTAGGGCTTTCATTTCCAGATCCCTTCGTACAAGTTCATAACTATTCGACTGGCTCGATTCAAAATGATATCGTTTACTCTTATTATCCCGATTCAGATAAGCTTTAAAATCTTTCAGAGAGAGAAATGGATCCGAACACAGTGAAATCGACTCTGTCGAACTTAGCATTTGGGAATGTGATGGCAGCGGCTGCTCGTGATTATCAGAAGGTCTTACTCTTAATTACTTCTTAGTTATTTCttgattgtgttttttttttcctgaacaATACAAGGGAAAAGGGAGGGTAACTGATTGTGTGTTTATTTGTCCTGTGATCTGTTAATTGAATTTTGGTACCTTGTGTGTCAGTGATGGGTTTTTGGAATTTTCGCAAGGGTTTATACATCAGCTAATTGCAAGTGCTTTGAGTTGCTTTTGTTCTTAATATTATGAgcacaattaaaaaataaataaaaattaaaaattaaaagaatccaAATGTTACTTCTTCTTTCACATGATTACCCCCTGCAGAAGTATGGttgtttttcctcttcattGGCTTTTGCTTTTAACTGTTTTATCTCTTTTGGCTGAAGCATGCTGAGGAGTAGTTGGTTTAGGTGATATTAAACGATGGGTTTGCTTGGTAATAGGAGAATATGATTCTCATGAGTTAGAAAGACTGGTATGGGTGGGTATGTTGTTTAACCAACTAGATTTGAAGTTGTTATGTTTGATTATATCACTTTGCAACCCACATCGccaattgttttatttctcaTGTGCTTATATGATTTTACAGGAATTGCTTTCTCAAGATAAGGCACAGGCGTCAAGTTCTATTAACCAGGAGGTCGACCTCGATGAGTTGATGGATGTAAGTTTGACAGTGCTTCTTGCATCCAGCATATTAATGCGAATGTTTCTATTTATAAAGGTGTTCTTGCACTGGGTGACATTAGGATCCTGAGCTGGAAAAGTTGCATGCCGATAGGATTGCGGCTCTCAAGGTTAGGCTTTTGatgtttttcctaaattttccTGGATTCATGATTGTATATAGATTTGGAGTAAGCATTCTGTAATTAGTAAGTATTTATGatagggtttttttatttttttaatagaaagaaGCTGAAAAGCGAGAAGCATTAGTGAAGCAAAGGCATGGAGAATACCGGGAGATTACTGAGGGAGATTTCTTGGGCGAAGTTACTAGTAGTGAAAAGGTTATATGTCATTTCTATCATCAGGAGTTCTATCGTTGCAAGTAAAGCTTTTACTTTCATCTtattctcctctctctctctgtctcttcaagtatacacccatgtgcACACACCTAATATCTGAATTGCAAAGTTTACGGTTTCATGGCAAATGGTTCATGTCAAATGGATCTCTTTAGGATAATGGATAAGCATTTGAAGTCCCTTGCACCAAGACATCTTGATGCAAAGTTCATCAAACTGGACGCAGAGGTTGGTATGCATTGTTTTTTTCTgttcatatgattcaatgaagAACTAATTAGTTATTTACTCAAGTATATATGATTGCGACATTGGGATTTGGGGATCTATTTATGTGCAAAAGTTGACGCTTTAAAGAAATCAAGATACAAAATAAGATACATGACTGGAATTGAAATGCAGAATGCACCCTTCTTCGTTGCCAAACTAGGAGTCAAGACTTTGCCTTGTGTCATATTGTTCAGGTGAGGGCATATCTGTTGTTTTTAACTGTTCTATTTCAtcattttaactattaaagagGCATATCAGTACTGTGCCATCTGGCTCTTTGATGATGAACAATTGGTGGAATTTGCCTGTCTCAACGATTAGCCAAAGTCTCACAGTGCTGATAGGCCTTATCGAGTGTTTTGATGACGGTCCGATTTGTTCGAGTTGTTGCATCAAATTATCATTGTCGCAATGTTTTCTTTCAGAAAAGGAATTGCAGTAGATAGGCTGGTTGGGTTTCAAGATCTGGGAGGAAAAGACGATTTCACCACAAAGGCGCTTGAGGTCCTACTAATAAAGAAAGGTAACTCTTTTGTCCTGCTTGTTTTGCATTGCTTAACTCGTGACAACTCCCTCAACTATCATTATCCAGGTATTATAAGTGAGAAGAAAGAAGTtgcagatgatgaagatgatgaatatCATGAAAATAGGTACAGGACAGTGAGATCCTCTTCCAATCCTGATTCTGATTCCGAGTGAAGATGGAACAATTGGAGGTTGCTTGATTCTCATTTTAGGCAGGCCATTTGGGTGAGACGCTTTTAAATGCATGCTTTTGTTTGTTATGGTCACTGCTAAATTAATATCCCTACACATTCCTTTTGCACAAGTGATTACAAGATAGGAACTTGAGGCAACTTACATGGATTGTTGAGTGTCAACATATTGCCGGATTCAAAACTTAATACTTCGTTACCCATCTACTCAATGGCAGATTTGGCTTTGGTGTTGGTAAAATAACtacaggattttttttttgagcagtCGAGattttaatttctctctctccccttttcctgaaaaacttgaaattaaatatggactcttgaaaaaactaaaagaaatctcttgtattttttttttttttacagaatcTAAGACAAATCTGATACAGAGCacatttgtttgataaaatattgGTTGTTTGAAAGTCGTCCTCCCAGACCGAAACAAGTTCAAAGTTTATTCTACCTAAACTAAAGTAAATTTGGATTAGgttattctaattatttttgtttcgaGCTTCTTTATGAGGCTAGCGCTCAAGGGATGATCACCGTGAAATATACCTTGACTCTGCTTTGACTGCTTTTGGCAAAAACAAAGTTCCGGAACTAAGGCAGATCAAATTGGCAAAAACAAGCATCAATTTCTATCTATATAAAAAAGTAGTTCAGATTTTCAATACACAGCTGTTCAAAACACACCAAATCCGGTAAAATTTTGCAACCTCTAATGCCATCAAAACATAAAGATCATCGGTTCAAAAAGGAAGAACAAAGATAGCACGACTTTGAACCTTTAAACAATGACATTTGCCTTTTAATACGACATTTTTTGTAGGTTTTGGTTCGTTTGATGGACTGGGTCATTTTGACTAATTCCCAACGGTTCTTAAGAAAACTTTGTcacctttgttttttatttttttgtaatttcttttttctcctccccaacattgaaaaaataaaaaaaaaacgatgaCATTTGCTGCACTTGCAATCCTTGGCCACACATCCGCACACTCCTTCCCAATCAGTCAGAAATCAAGTGGAGGATCACCCAAGGGCAACACGGCAGCCAATTTCGTGGAAGCTGCGAAGTCCGAAGGAAGAGAaagatttgaagagaagaaaaaagccaaaaaaaaaaaagaaaaaaaaaagaaaggagagtgAAGGCCCTGAGGGGAAAGGCGAAGTAGATAAAGTTGAAATGCCAATTGAGCAATATAGATCCAAGTTCTCAAGGCAGAGTTATGAGAAAACTGATGGTGAAAAGCAAGGTTCTAGGCAGCTTAGAAGATGGTTCCAATCATAACTGTCCATTAGCAAGTTTTTGTAGAATTTTGTGGTAAGTTATTCTATATACAAATTGATGTAATTCTGCAATTGCTACAAGATTTGTATATTGTTTAAATCTTCACAACTATGGGGAACTTCATCCTGTTAACTAGAAGAataaaaaccttttcaaataacTACCAGAACAATGAACGTGATGGAATTTGTAGGAAAGAAAAGGACAAACTGCTGCTAGGCTTTGTACATAATATTAGCTAGTTTACGTTACGATCCTATTGCCCTATATATGTTAAGTCTAATATTAactatatatgtgtatataagttcgTGGACACTTTTCATTTACAAACTAGTTTTTAAGAGTAAGTTCTACTCAAAAGTTTGTATCATTACTTCTTAATAGAGCCATGTCAAGTCAAATTGCA
This window of the Corylus avellana chromosome ca5, CavTom2PMs-1.0 genome carries:
- the LOC132182331 gene encoding thioredoxin domain-containing protein PLP3B-like; translation: MDPNTVKSTLSNLAFGNVMAAAARDYQKELLSQDKAQASSSINQEVDLDELMDDPELEKLHADRIAALKKEAEKREALVKQRHGEYREITEGDFLGEVTSSEKVICHFYHQEFYRCKIMDKHLKSLAPRHLDAKFIKLDAENAPFFVAKLGVKTLPCVILFRKGIAVDRLVGFQDLGGKDDFTTKALEVLLIKKGIISEKKEVADDEDDEYHENRYRTVRSSSNPDSDSE